Within Actinosynnema pretiosum, the genomic segment CAGAAGGGGTAGGGAGATCGCACCGCTGGCGTGGGAGGGCGGACGGCACCCCGGTTGGCCCGTGCGGCTGGGACCGCTGCGGGTGGCGGCCGGGGTCGTGGAGCTGCGCCCGCCGAGGCTGCTGGACGCGTCGGCGTGGGGCCGCACCAGGCTGCGCGACCGCGACCACCTGGAGGCCTGGGAGCCGACCGCCGTCGAGGGGTGGCACGAGCGGAACTCGCCGCTCGCCTGGCCCGCGCAGTGGTCGGCGCTCAAGGGGCTGGCCAGGCGCGGCCAGGCGCTGCCGTTCGTGATCACCGTGGACGGCGAGCTGGCCGGGCAGATCACGGTCGGGAACATCGTGCGCGGGGCGCTGCGCTCGGCGTGGGTCGGCTACTGGGTGGCCGCCGACCGGGCGGGCGGCGGGGTCGCGACGGCCGCGCTCGCCCTTGTGGTGGATCACACCTTCGGGTACGCCGGGCTGCACCGGTTGGAGGCCACCGTCCGCCCCGAGAACGCGGCCAGCGCGCGGGTGCTGGCGAAGGCCGGGTTCCGCCGCGAGGGGTTGTTCGAGCGGTACCTCGACGTGGCCGGGCAGTGGCGTGACCACCTGTGTTTCGCCATGACGGCGGAGGAGGCGTCCCCCGAGGGGCTGGTCCGCCGAATGGAGGCGCAGGGGTACGTCCGAACATCGTGACGGGCCCGCCGAACGGGTCAACTTGATCCGCCGAAGGTGGGTTCTGGACCACACCCGCGTACCTCTCCCGGTCGGCGAGCCTCCGAGACAGGTGTGACTGTTGTGGCTAGCGTGGCGTCTGCACTACGCGCTGTCAGGGGGAGGTGAACGGGGATGCCGAGTTCGCTGATCGTCGTCGGGCTGGGGGTGGCCTGGCTGGTCGTCCTCGTGCCCATGGTGGTCCGCAAGCGGGCCGACGCGCGGAACAGCATGGAAGAGGAGTACGACCCCATGCCCGAGCACGAGTACGAGCTGGACGACGAGTACGACGACGACTACGAGGACGAGCTCCCGCAGCGCGCCTACCGGCCGGGGCGGGGCGGTTACGACCCGGAGACCGCCGCGATCGTCGCCCAGGCCAAGTACGCGTTCCGGCGCAGGGTCGTCGCGGTCCTGCTGCTGCTGGCGGCCGTGACCGCCGTCGTGGCGGGTTTCGTGCTCCCGGTGCTGTGGTGGGCGCACGGGGCCGTGGACGTGGCGCTCGTCGGCTACCTGACGTACCT encodes:
- a CDS encoding GNAT family N-acetyltransferase — encoded protein: MAPLAWEGGRHPGWPVRLGPLRVAAGVVELRPPRLLDASAWGRTRLRDRDHLEAWEPTAVEGWHERNSPLAWPAQWSALKGLARRGQALPFVITVDGELAGQITVGNIVRGALRSAWVGYWVAADRAGGGVATAALALVVDHTFGYAGLHRLEATVRPENAASARVLAKAGFRREGLFERYLDVAGQWRDHLCFAMTAEEASPEGLVRRMEAQGYVRTS
- the sepX gene encoding divisome protein SepX/GlpR codes for the protein MPSSLIVVGLGVAWLVVLVPMVVRKRADARNSMEEEYDPMPEHEYELDDEYDDDYEDELPQRAYRPGRGGYDPETAAIVAQAKYAFRRRVVAVLLLLAAVTAVVAGFVLPVLWWAHGAVDVALVGYLTYLRRQVRIEEDVRARRQARLASRRRSARREEPVEDEGGAVRDVPAPRHEQQPVAPGAVVVDADDEDPVFLELDGPGDLRYRRAAGE